A window of the Candidatus Binatia bacterium genome harbors these coding sequences:
- the hemG gene encoding protoporphyrinogen oxidase: MTPRIIVVGGGISGLAAAHRLAELTAENHLGLEIALLEAGERLGGCIMTERVGDFLAEAGPDSFISEKPWALDLCERIGLGPRLTSTNAARQSVSVVHTGRLEPLPEGFLLMAPTRIRPFITTRLFSWRGKLRMASELFRPRGAAHEDESLAAFVRRRFGREALERVVQPLIGGIYAADPEKLSLAATMPRFLEMERACRSVTWAMWREQRRRTLTRQPESGARWSLFLSLLGGMRELVDTLAGRLPDRSVQLGAHVIGLTWSSAKKNWVAATNRGQLEADGVILATPAYAAAAMLSSVAPELSQELREIPYGSTATVNLAYRENEIPPALGFGLIAPAVESRKILACTFSSVKYPGRAPDGFVLLRAFVGGALQPFLFEQDDAAMEAGVRQELAELLGITAEPLFRRIHRHPRSMPQYPVGHLARVERIEEQVKKLPGLALAGNAYRGVGIADCVHSGERAAENLLRAIEEEVAT; encoded by the coding sequence ATGACCCCTCGGATCATCGTCGTCGGCGGCGGCATCTCGGGCCTGGCGGCGGCCCACCGCCTGGCCGAACTCACTGCAGAGAATCATCTCGGTTTGGAGATCGCTCTGCTCGAAGCCGGCGAGCGTCTCGGCGGCTGCATCATGACGGAGCGCGTCGGCGATTTTCTCGCCGAGGCGGGTCCGGACTCGTTCATTTCCGAAAAACCGTGGGCGCTCGACTTATGCGAGCGCATCGGTCTCGGCCCGCGCCTTACCTCTACAAACGCCGCGCGACAGAGCGTCTCGGTCGTTCATACTGGGCGCTTGGAGCCGCTACCGGAAGGTTTTCTGCTCATGGCGCCGACGCGCATCCGGCCCTTCATAACGACACGGCTTTTTTCCTGGCGCGGCAAGCTGCGCATGGCCTCCGAACTCTTTCGGCCGCGCGGCGCCGCTCATGAGGACGAGAGCCTGGCCGCTTTCGTGCGCCGCCGTTTTGGCCGTGAAGCTTTGGAGCGTGTGGTCCAGCCATTGATCGGCGGCATCTATGCCGCCGATCCGGAAAAACTCAGCCTGGCCGCGACCATGCCGCGCTTCTTGGAAATGGAGCGCGCCTGCCGCAGCGTCACCTGGGCGATGTGGCGCGAGCAGCGCCGCCGCACGCTCACCCGTCAGCCGGAAAGCGGAGCGCGCTGGAGTCTTTTTCTCTCGCTGTTGGGCGGCATGCGGGAATTGGTCGACACCCTCGCCGGTCGTCTGCCGGATCGAAGCGTGCAGCTGGGCGCGCACGTCATCGGCCTTACGTGGAGCAGCGCAAAGAAAAACTGGGTCGCCGCGACCAATCGCGGCCAGCTCGAAGCCGACGGCGTGATCCTGGCGACGCCGGCCTATGCTGCCGCGGCGATGCTTTCTTCGGTCGCGCCTGAGTTGTCTCAAGAGCTGCGCGAGATCCCCTACGGCTCGACCGCGACGGTGAACCTGGCGTATCGCGAGAACGAGATTCCACCCGCTCTGGGCTTCGGCCTGATCGCGCCGGCCGTCGAATCGCGGAAAATCCTCGCCTGCACCTTCAGCAGCGTAAAATATCCCGGAAGAGCGCCGGATGGATTCGTCTTGCTGAGGGCGTTCGTCGGCGGCGCGTTGCAGCCTTTTTTATTTGAGCAGGACGACGCGGCCATGGAAGCCGGCGTGCGGCAGGAGCTGGCGGAATTGTTGGGCATAACGGCGGAGCCGTTATTCCGCCGCATCCACCGCCACCCGCGCTCCATGCCGCAGTACCCCGTCGGCCATCTCGCACGAGTAGAGCGGATAGAAGAGCAGGTGAAGAAGCTCCCCGGCCTGGCGCTCGCGGGAAACGCTTATCGCGGCGTCGGCATCGCCGACTGCGTTCACAGCGGCGAGAGGGCCGCCGAGAATTTGCTGCGCGCGATTGAAGAAGAAGTAGCGACCTAA
- a CDS encoding pitrilysin family protein: MAASFPWASMKAFGQEGATPLSKVERKNKAPVSKTVLQVKIPKPVETKLKNGLAVLIVEDHRFPAVQAELRLRGAGALFEPPGSPGLAGATAEMLREGTKTRTSEQIAEELDRLGATSWAASGFGSPDVVLGASGLSANFDAWFALLKDILLHPAFPAHELARKKQRLKVQLRQQRSSSGFLAEERFSRAVFGSHPAAVVSPTAEAVEALTPEALAAWHRERYSPRNSILAIAGDVRPAELIPKLEQFLGDWRTAEVKETLPPNPAPASARKIYLVDRPDSVQTTVILGDIAIDRRSEDYIPMVVLNHLLGGGSASRLFLNLREEKGYTYGVYSSFSALEYPGPWRAGGNMRTEVTEGALKEFFYEIRRVREEKVTDGPLEETKRSVVASFALSLERPARVLSFALTRKIYHLPDDYWDTYPAKIVAVSADDVQRVARKYLNPETLQLVAVGDGRKIKPMLAKYGAVEVYDSAGAAVSAPPL, encoded by the coding sequence ATGGCGGCCTCCTTTCCATGGGCGTCGATGAAGGCCTTCGGCCAGGAAGGCGCCACTCCACTGTCGAAAGTTGAGCGCAAGAACAAAGCACCGGTTTCGAAGACCGTGCTTCAAGTGAAGATTCCCAAACCGGTCGAGACCAAGCTCAAGAACGGTCTCGCAGTGCTGATCGTGGAAGACCACCGCTTCCCCGCGGTTCAGGCCGAGCTGCGCCTGCGCGGTGCCGGTGCGTTGTTCGAGCCGCCGGGCTCCCCCGGTTTGGCCGGCGCCACCGCGGAGATGCTCCGCGAAGGCACGAAAACGCGCACCAGCGAGCAAATCGCCGAAGAGCTGGACCGGCTGGGCGCTACATCGTGGGCCGCTTCCGGTTTTGGCTCTCCGGATGTCGTACTGGGCGCATCGGGATTGAGCGCCAACTTCGACGCCTGGTTTGCCTTGCTCAAAGATATTCTGTTGCATCCCGCTTTTCCGGCTCACGAGCTGGCGCGCAAGAAGCAGCGTCTCAAGGTCCAGCTACGCCAGCAGAGATCGTCGTCGGGCTTTCTCGCCGAAGAGCGCTTCAGCCGCGCCGTCTTCGGCAGCCATCCGGCGGCGGTCGTCTCGCCGACCGCCGAAGCGGTGGAAGCGCTTACTCCCGAAGCCCTTGCGGCGTGGCACCGCGAACGCTATTCTCCGCGCAATTCTATTTTGGCTATCGCGGGCGATGTCCGGCCCGCCGAGTTGATCCCCAAGCTCGAACAATTTCTCGGCGACTGGCGGACGGCCGAGGTGAAAGAAACATTGCCGCCGAACCCCGCTCCCGCCTCCGCCCGCAAAATCTATCTCGTGGATCGCCCCGACTCCGTGCAGACGACGGTGATTCTGGGGGACATCGCCATCGACCGCCGCAGCGAGGACTACATCCCGATGGTCGTGTTGAACCATCTGTTAGGCGGCGGATCGGCGTCGCGTCTTTTTCTCAACCTGCGCGAGGAGAAGGGCTATACGTACGGTGTTTACAGCAGTTTCAGCGCGCTGGAATATCCCGGTCCGTGGCGCGCCGGCGGCAACATGCGCACCGAGGTCACCGAGGGCGCGCTGAAGGAATTTTTTTACGAGATTCGCCGCGTGCGCGAGGAAAAAGTAACCGACGGTCCCCTTGAGGAAACCAAAAGATCCGTGGTGGCGAGCTTCGCGTTGTCGCTCGAACGGCCGGCGCGCGTGCTCTCGTTCGCGCTCACGCGGAAAATCTACCATCTCCCCGACGACTATTGGGACACCTATCCGGCCAAGATCGTGGCGGTCAGCGCCGACGATGTCCAGCGCGTCGCGCGCAAATACTTGAACCCGGAAACGCTGCAACTGGTCGCCGTCGGCGACGGCCGCAAGATCAAGCCGATGTTGGCGAAGTACGGCGCGGTCGAAGTGTACGACAGCGCCGGCGCCGCGGTCTCAGCGCCGCCCCTTTAG